A genome region from Planctomycetia bacterium includes the following:
- a CDS encoding NADH-quinone oxidoreductase subunit M, giving the protein MNSDAALLSLVVFLPTLGALLLAFFPKDKPEATKLAALAVTAAVFLLTLYMFLNGSPNHYKVGEAQLQNAFSLDWIPSFNIYYMMGMDGISFTLVVLTSFLSMLSMAASWPINKHVKAYCILFLLLETGMLGVFLALDFFLFYVFWEVMLLPMYFLIGVWGGPRREYAAIKFFLYTLLGSVLMLIAILMLYFNSDVRKLTDPQLTATYVVAEGADSAKQIEALRAKPDPVHTFNIVALTQLGQTTAQFDREVLFGKSIQWWSFVLLFIGFAVKVPTVPLHTWLPDAHVEAPTPISMILAGVLLKMGGYGIIRICYPICPDAGYDLAWLVCTIGVVSMVYGAFAALAQKDFKRLVAYSSVSHMGYVVLGLGVWSMSAGNNYNPNYMAQGWNGAMFQMIAHGISSAGMFFMVGVVYDRVHHRNLDEFGGLFARMPVYSGMAYVMFFAGLGLPGLCGFWGEVWVTLSAWNYSHTLAIISAATVILTAGYILWTLQRVYLGPEYKGPHGDHLHDVDARELAIGIPLIVFAIFFGVNPNFVVRSMEPTISQDVQQLADWTEKVKTPRLKAEAIAKQKLEEKAAVEPVKAAGVAAPVAPVERLSAK; this is encoded by the coding sequence ATGAATTCGGACGCCGCTCTCCTCAGCCTTGTCGTCTTTCTGCCCACGCTCGGCGCTTTGCTGCTCGCGTTCTTCCCGAAGGACAAACCGGAAGCGACGAAGCTGGCCGCGCTCGCCGTGACGGCGGCCGTGTTCCTGCTGACGCTTTATATGTTTCTCAACGGCTCACCGAACCATTACAAGGTCGGTGAAGCGCAACTGCAAAACGCGTTTTCCCTCGATTGGATCCCGTCGTTCAACATCTACTACATGATGGGCATGGACGGTATCAGCTTCACGCTCGTCGTGCTGACCTCGTTTCTCAGCATGCTCTCGATGGCCGCGAGTTGGCCGATCAATAAGCATGTCAAAGCGTATTGCATCCTGTTTCTCTTGCTCGAAACCGGCATGCTCGGCGTCTTCCTCGCCTTAGACTTCTTCCTGTTCTACGTGTTCTGGGAAGTCATGCTGCTGCCGATGTACTTCCTCATCGGCGTGTGGGGCGGGCCGCGGCGCGAATACGCGGCGATCAAGTTCTTCCTCTATACGTTGCTCGGCAGCGTGCTGATGCTCATCGCCATCTTGATGCTCTACTTCAACAGCGACGTGCGTAAGCTCACCGACCCGCAACTCACGGCGACGTACGTCGTCGCGGAAGGGGCCGACTCGGCGAAGCAAATCGAAGCTTTGCGTGCCAAGCCCGATCCGGTCCACACGTTCAACATCGTGGCGTTGACGCAACTCGGCCAAACGACGGCTCAATTCGATCGCGAAGTGTTGTTCGGCAAGTCGATCCAGTGGTGGTCGTTCGTGTTGTTGTTCATCGGTTTTGCCGTGAAAGTGCCGACGGTTCCGTTGCACACTTGGTTGCCCGACGCGCACGTCGAAGCTCCGACGCCGATCTCGATGATCCTGGCCGGCGTGCTGCTGAAGATGGGTGGCTACGGCATCATTCGCATCTGCTATCCGATTTGCCCCGACGCCGGCTACGACCTCGCTTGGCTCGTCTGTACGATCGGCGTGGTGAGTATGGTTTACGGTGCGTTCGCCGCGCTTGCTCAGAAAGACTTCAAGCGGTTGGTCGCGTATAGCTCGGTGAGCCATATGGGCTACGTCGTGCTCGGGCTCGGCGTGTGGAGCATGTCGGCCGGCAATAATTACAACCCCAACTATATGGCTCAGGGTTGGAACGGCGCGATGTTCCAAATGATCGCCCACGGCATCAGCTCGGCCGGCATGTTCTTTATGGTCGGCGTGGTTTACGATCGGGTCCATCACCGCAATCTCGACGAATTCGGCGGGCTCTTCGCGCGGATGCCCGTCTATAGCGGCATGGCCTATGTCATGTTCTTCGCCGGCCTCGGGTTGCCGGGCCTGTGCGGTTTCTGGGGCGAAGTGTGGGTCACGCTCAGCGCTTGGAACTACAGCCACACGCTCGCGATCATTTCCGCCGCGACCGTGATCCTCACGGCTGGGTACATTCTCTGGACCTTGCAGCGCGTTTACCTCGGGCCGGAATACAAGGGCCCGCACGGCGACCATCTGCATGATGTCGATGCTCGCGAACTGGCGATCGGAATCCCCTTGATCGTGTTTGCGATCTTCTTCGGCGTGAACCCGAACTTCGTCGTGCGATCGATGGAGCCGACCATCTCGCAAGACGTGCAGCAATTGGCCGATTGGACGGAGAAAGTTAAAACGCCGCGGCTCAAAGCCGAGGCGATCGCCAAGCAGAAGCTCGAAGAGAAGGCCGCGGTCGAGCCGGTAAAAGCCGCCGGCGTCGCCGCGCCCGTTGCTCCTGTCGAACGGCTCTCCGCCAAGTAA
- a CDS encoding NADH-quinone oxidoreductase subunit A, which produces MSPTLVAAYLALFFAIGAMFLFTNLLIGRFLRPKNPNEEKLSVYECGEPTIGSSFVQFDLRFYVIALLFIIFDVEVAFFFPWAAAFGKSTHLTDPKFAVVSNVSETDSSVKVPVHLTPKAAQVQRELGVANPTVPDSAASVAKNEEVVRGSAALLAKTSIGDILVFFAVLMVGFAYVWSRGDLDWVRALQDDHAQTAQLRAVGVDEGADSVLAG; this is translated from the coding sequence ATGTCACCGACTCTCGTCGCCGCTTACTTGGCATTGTTTTTCGCGATCGGGGCGATGTTCCTGTTCACGAACTTGCTGATCGGCCGATTTCTACGACCCAAGAATCCGAACGAAGAGAAGCTTTCCGTATATGAATGCGGCGAGCCGACGATCGGGTCGAGCTTCGTGCAGTTCGATCTCCGCTTCTATGTGATCGCGTTGTTGTTCATCATCTTCGATGTGGAAGTCGCATTCTTCTTTCCTTGGGCCGCGGCATTCGGCAAGTCGACGCATCTCACCGATCCGAAGTTCGCAGTCGTTTCCAATGTTTCGGAAACGGACTCCAGCGTGAAAGTTCCGGTTCACTTGACACCGAAGGCCGCGCAAGTTCAGCGCGAGCTCGGTGTAGCGAATCCTACGGTGCCGGACTCGGCCGCGAGTGTCGCCAAGAACGAAGAGGTGGTTCGCGGGAGCGCCGCGTTGCTCGCGAAGACCTCGATCGGGGATATTCTCGTCTTCTTCGCCGTGCTCATGGTCGGCTTCGCTTACGTTTGGAGTCGCGGCGACTTGGATTGGGTTCGCGCACTTCAAGACGATCATGCGCAAACGGCGCAGCTGCGCGCGGTCGGAGTCGACGAAGGGGCCGATTCGGTGTTGGCGGGCTGA
- a CDS encoding NADH-quinone oxidoreductase subunit C — translation MGQPLPDRLKKKFGDQITVSSPPTAIDPWIEVAPGALQAVCTYLRDEKDLAFNYLSCISGVDYFEADAKKAAKVDWKPHTEVVYHLWSLTHKTSLVLKVILPRWKNDVEGELPEVPTVSAIWPTADWHEREVYDLSGVRFLGHPNMRRILCPEDWEGYPLRKDYEMPLEYHGIRGK, via the coding sequence ATGGGCCAGCCATTACCCGATCGTCTGAAGAAGAAATTCGGCGATCAAATCACGGTGTCGAGTCCTCCGACGGCGATCGATCCTTGGATCGAAGTCGCGCCTGGGGCGCTGCAGGCCGTCTGCACTTATCTGCGCGACGAAAAGGATTTGGCGTTCAACTACCTGAGCTGCATCTCGGGGGTCGACTACTTCGAGGCCGATGCCAAGAAGGCGGCTAAGGTCGATTGGAAGCCGCACACCGAAGTCGTGTACCACCTCTGGAGCCTGACTCATAAGACCAGTTTGGTGCTCAAGGTAATCCTGCCCCGCTGGAAGAACGACGTTGAAGGAGAGCTTCCCGAGGTGCCGACCGTCTCGGCGATCTGGCCGACCGCCGATTGGCACGAGCGCGAAGTCTACGACTTGAGCGGCGTCCGCTTCCTCGGCCACCCGAACATGCGGCGCATCCTCTGTCCGGAAGACTGGGAAGGTTACCCGCTCAGAAAAGACTATGAGATGCCGCTCGAGTATCACGGGATTCGCGGAAAATAA
- the nuoK gene encoding NADH-quinone oxidoreductase subunit NuoK produces the protein MNLLTDPIGVSHYMVVGAMMFAAGVVCMSIKRNALGVLMGIELVLNGANINFVALGSKFLQKDQAHSLGLDGHFIALFVIVLAAAEAAVALAITLNFYNNHSTIDVDRGDELSG, from the coding sequence ATGAATCTGCTAACGGATCCGATCGGCGTTTCGCACTACATGGTCGTCGGCGCGATGATGTTCGCGGCCGGTGTCGTTTGCATGTCGATCAAGCGCAATGCGCTCGGCGTGCTGATGGGGATCGAGCTGGTGCTGAACGGCGCGAACATCAACTTCGTCGCCTTGGGAAGTAAGTTCTTGCAAAAAGATCAGGCCCATTCGCTCGGTCTCGACGGCCACTTCATCGCGCTCTTCGTGATCGTGCTCGCGGCGGCGGAAGCGGCCGTGGCACTCGCGATCACTTTGAATTTCTACAACAACCACTCCACGATCGATGTCGATCGGGGCGACGAACTGAGCGGTTAG
- the nuoL gene encoding NADH-quinone oxidoreductase subunit L yields MTISYYVDALTVCMFTMVTLIASCIHFYAAGYMHDELHDITDHEVIVTKGRSHAHGHAHGGEAPHDEDAHAPKSVASAHSDEKSHGHADVDHPHLPKDKEYLTRPGRFHRFFQYLSLFCFSMLGLVIAGNIAMVFVFWELVGVCSYFLIGFYIERKSASNAANKAFIVNRVGDFGMIIGLMALWGSMGTFAFGDVDGKQGLFSQVRSEAHGYALQTPDGMVKQAASDEIARGVEPTAKQIEKWRSEKYGYGLLVVAGLGIFCGCVGKSAQFPLHVWLPDAMEGPTPVSALVHSATMVAAGVYLVGRFYPMFTPEVLLVIAYIGAITLVIAATIAITASDIKRVLAYSTVSQLGYMMLALGVGGWAAGLFHLITHAFFKSLLFMCSGSVIHACHTNDMFRMGGLRKKMPWTAYTMLVGCLAIIGAGVPFVLGFSGYYSKDSIIAQALSFWNHNPRHGGILFAAAAGGAAMTAFYMFRLWYLTFSGTPRDRHVYDHAHESPKIMYVPLVILSVFAVAIGWPTLVPFVDLSVNNMLEQARPIGELGTGVFMPDLVYPHEHESHATGIHITATLTAFSTALSGFLLATLFYGLRKLDAAEVRKQFSPIYGLLIHKWWFDELYEFVFIKPVHFVAGLVSKFDKNIIDVFINKLAAGTKAIAKVDDLIDRHFVDGLVNVVGNWTYSTGRSLKVVQTGKLRHYVMFIVIGTVALTVVMQWAFAA; encoded by the coding sequence ATGACGATCAGCTACTACGTCGACGCGCTTACGGTCTGCATGTTCACGATGGTGACGTTGATCGCTTCGTGCATCCATTTCTACGCCGCCGGCTACATGCACGACGAACTGCACGACATCACGGATCATGAAGTGATCGTGACGAAAGGTCGCTCGCACGCCCACGGCCATGCGCACGGCGGCGAAGCTCCGCACGACGAAGACGCTCACGCACCGAAGTCGGTTGCGTCGGCGCACTCCGATGAAAAGTCGCACGGCCACGCCGACGTCGATCACCCGCACCTGCCGAAAGATAAGGAATATCTTACTCGGCCGGGCCGGTTTCACCGGTTCTTTCAGTATCTCTCGCTGTTCTGCTTCAGCATGCTCGGGCTCGTCATCGCCGGCAACATCGCGATGGTGTTCGTCTTCTGGGAGTTGGTCGGCGTTTGCTCTTATTTCCTCATTGGTTTCTACATCGAGCGCAAGAGTGCCTCGAACGCCGCGAATAAGGCGTTCATCGTCAATCGCGTCGGCGACTTCGGCATGATCATCGGCCTGATGGCTCTCTGGGGAAGCATGGGCACGTTCGCGTTCGGCGATGTCGACGGCAAGCAAGGTTTGTTCTCGCAAGTACGCAGCGAAGCCCACGGCTACGCTCTGCAAACACCGGACGGCATGGTGAAGCAAGCAGCAAGCGACGAAATCGCGCGGGGTGTCGAGCCGACTGCGAAGCAGATCGAGAAGTGGCGCAGCGAGAAGTACGGCTACGGGTTGCTCGTCGTCGCGGGCTTAGGAATCTTCTGTGGCTGCGTCGGCAAGAGCGCGCAATTTCCGCTGCACGTCTGGTTGCCCGACGCGATGGAAGGCCCGACGCCCGTCTCGGCCCTCGTGCATTCGGCGACGATGGTTGCCGCGGGCGTCTATTTGGTCGGGCGGTTCTATCCGATGTTCACGCCCGAGGTGTTGCTCGTCATTGCTTATATCGGCGCAATCACGCTCGTCATCGCCGCCACGATCGCCATCACGGCTTCCGACATCAAACGGGTGTTGGCTTATTCGACCGTCAGCCAACTCGGCTACATGATGCTCGCCTTGGGGGTCGGTGGTTGGGCGGCCGGGTTGTTCCACCTCATCACGCATGCGTTCTTCAAGAGCCTCCTCTTCATGTGTTCCGGCTCGGTGATTCACGCCTGCCACACGAACGACATGTTCCGCATGGGGGGCCTGCGCAAGAAGATGCCTTGGACCGCCTACACGATGCTCGTCGGCTGCTTGGCGATCATCGGAGCCGGCGTGCCGTTCGTGCTCGGCTTTAGCGGTTACTACTCGAAAGATTCGATCATCGCGCAAGCCTTGTCGTTCTGGAATCACAACCCTCGACACGGCGGCATCTTGTTCGCCGCGGCAGCCGGTGGGGCTGCGATGACGGCGTTCTATATGTTCCGGCTTTGGTACCTGACGTTCTCCGGCACCCCGCGCGATCGCCATGTCTACGATCATGCCCATGAGTCGCCGAAGATCATGTACGTGCCGCTGGTGATTCTGTCGGTCTTCGCCGTGGCGATCGGCTGGCCGACGCTGGTGCCGTTCGTCGATCTTTCGGTGAACAACATGCTCGAGCAGGCCCGACCGATCGGCGAGCTCGGCACGGGCGTCTTCATGCCGGACTTGGTTTATCCTCACGAGCATGAGAGCCATGCGACCGGCATCCACATCACGGCGACCCTCACGGCGTTCTCGACCGCACTTTCCGGCTTCTTGCTGGCGACCCTCTTCTACGGCCTGCGCAAGCTTGATGCCGCCGAAGTTCGCAAGCAGTTCAGCCCGATCTACGGCCTGCTGATTCACAAGTGGTGGTTCGACGAGCTGTACGAGTTCGTATTCATCAAACCGGTTCATTTCGTAGCCGGCTTGGTTTCCAAATTCGACAAAAACATCATCGACGTATTCATCAACAAGCTGGCCGCCGGAACGAAAGCGATCGCGAAGGTCGACGACCTAATCGATCGCCACTTTGTCGACGGCTTGGTGAACGTCGTCGGTAATTGGACCTATTCGACCGGCCGGTCGTTGAAGGTCGTGCAGACGGGTAAGCTGCGACACTACGTGATGTTCATCGTCATCGGCACGGTCGCGCTGACGGTCGTCATGCAGTGGGCCTTCGCTGCGTAA
- a CDS encoding NADH-quinone oxidoreductase subunit J has translation MAFYLIISLGSTAGLFFLAGADFVGAMQLMIYVGGTLVLLVFGVMLTAQGPFVSMKTSSGDWILAALVGGCLLAMLVPAAFSVASWRGGDTKHVVAPATSTPIGMGLLGVRVDKLDADRAPQLKAGMSSYLLPFEIVSMHLLVVLVGAAYLARTKRRRAAA, from the coding sequence ATGGCCTTCTATCTGATTATCTCGCTCGGCTCGACCGCCGGATTGTTCTTTCTGGCCGGAGCCGATTTCGTCGGTGCGATGCAATTGATGATCTATGTCGGCGGCACGCTCGTGTTGCTCGTGTTCGGCGTGATGCTTACGGCGCAAGGTCCGTTCGTGAGCATGAAGACGTCGAGCGGCGATTGGATCTTGGCGGCGCTCGTCGGCGGTTGCTTGCTCGCGATGCTCGTGCCCGCGGCTTTCAGCGTGGCATCGTGGCGCGGCGGGGATACGAAACACGTCGTCGCTCCGGCGACTTCGACGCCGATCGGAATGGGATTGCTTGGCGTTCGGGTCGACAAGCTCGATGCCGATCGCGCCCCGCAACTCAAAGCGGGCATGAGCAGTTATCTGTTGCCGTTCGAAATCGTCTCGATGCATTTGCTGGTCGTGCTTGTGGGTGCGGCCTACTTGGCCCGCACGAAGCGCCGGCGAGCGGCGGCATGA
- the nuoH gene encoding NADH-quinone oxidoreductase subunit NuoH: MAEYLSQYLWTWVAYLVTGLIHCALLIQVGAVGALVFIWAERKVSGRIQDRLGPTRVGGKFGWLQSLADGVKLITKEDLCPDGADTVLFRVAPYISFCASFAALMALPFSDGWVAIPINTGVFFILAVIGLEVFGVILGGYSSASKWSLFGAMREAAQVVSYEVPLGMCVVVPVMIAGSMDLVQIGNMQQGWFTNWLMFHDPFTFITFWVYFTCALASVNRAPFDLAEAESELVAGFHTEYSGLRWSYFFMAEYGSMFAVSGLATILFCGGWNGPIPVVDVLKSTFGITHESAPFLNYAGNFIGMLNFILKSSLFVIVMIWVRWTLPRLRIDQVMKMCLKYCVPIAAVMFLGATLWTYSFPGGVVLPVTYGNYYSEPKTAAPAVHVEKPHAADPHAKTASLDSHVVKGS; the protein is encoded by the coding sequence GTGGCTGAATATCTTTCGCAGTATCTCTGGACATGGGTGGCATATTTAGTCACCGGTCTCATCCACTGCGCGCTGTTGATTCAAGTCGGAGCGGTCGGGGCGTTGGTCTTCATTTGGGCCGAGCGGAAAGTCTCGGGCCGGATTCAAGATCGTCTCGGCCCGACGCGCGTCGGCGGCAAGTTCGGTTGGCTGCAGAGCTTGGCCGACGGCGTCAAGCTGATCACGAAAGAAGACTTGTGTCCGGACGGTGCCGACACCGTGCTGTTTCGCGTCGCGCCGTATATCAGCTTTTGCGCGTCGTTCGCCGCCTTGATGGCCTTGCCGTTCAGCGACGGTTGGGTCGCGATTCCGATCAATACCGGCGTGTTCTTTATCCTCGCCGTCATCGGTTTGGAAGTGTTCGGCGTGATCCTCGGCGGCTATTCTTCGGCGTCGAAGTGGTCGTTGTTCGGTGCGATGCGTGAAGCGGCCCAGGTCGTGAGCTATGAAGTGCCGCTCGGCATGTGCGTCGTCGTGCCGGTGATGATCGCCGGCTCGATGGATCTCGTGCAGATCGGCAACATGCAGCAAGGGTGGTTCACCAACTGGTTGATGTTCCACGACCCTTTCACGTTCATCACGTTTTGGGTTTACTTCACCTGCGCATTAGCCAGCGTGAATCGCGCTCCGTTCGACTTGGCCGAAGCAGAAAGCGAGTTGGTCGCCGGTTTCCATACGGAATACTCCGGCCTTCGCTGGAGCTACTTCTTCATGGCCGAATACGGCTCGATGTTCGCCGTGAGCGGCTTGGCGACGATCCTGTTCTGCGGCGGCTGGAACGGCCCGATTCCGGTCGTCGACGTGCTGAAGTCGACCTTCGGCATCACGCACGAGAGTGCTCCGTTCTTGAACTACGCGGGCAACTTCATCGGGATGCTCAACTTCATCCTCAAGTCGTCGCTGTTCGTGATCGTGATGATTTGGGTTCGTTGGACGTTGCCGCGTTTGCGAATCGATCAGGTTATGAAGATGTGCTTGAAGTATTGCGTGCCGATCGCGGCCGTGATGTTCCTCGGTGCGACGTTGTGGACCTACAGCTTCCCGGGCGGCGTGGTCCTTCCGGTCACGTATGGCAACTACTACAGCGAGCCGAAGACTGCCGCACCTGCCGTTCACGTCGAGAAGCCGCATGCCGCCGACCCGCATGCCAAGACTGCGTCCCTAGATTCTCATGTAGTGAAAGGAAGCTAG
- a CDS encoding NADH-quinone oxidoreductase subunit D (Catalyzes the transfer of electrons from NADH to quinone) produces MATEIDDPRIIEFDVRTDEMLVNMGPQHPSTHGVLRLVLRTDGEIVSEVTPHIGYLHRCAEKIGENLTPRQWIPYTDRMDYLAGMNMNLGWALTVEKLLKLELPEKAKHLRVIISEMGRIASHLVGMGAYGLDLGSFSPFLYAFREREKILDLFEKACGARLTYSYLTVGGATHDLPRGWLQECDAFLDQLLPIIVEYHALLTTNSIFVSRTANIGIMSPEMAIAYGTSGPVLRGSGVDWDLRRDGEDRYTEMYDGYAFEVIVSKNGKYPNDQKYPDVPESAVLGDCWHRFYVRMLEVMQSIDLVRQAIARYSKASGTHGLPVKLNEKLPKGEVYLETEAPRGQMGFYLVSDGSSIPWRARARSSCFCNLSVTHELCRGCLIADVPAIVGSLDIVMGEIDR; encoded by the coding sequence ATGGCAACTGAAATAGACGATCCGCGGATCATTGAATTCGATGTCCGTACCGACGAGATGCTCGTCAACATGGGCCCGCAACATCCGAGCACGCACGGCGTGTTGCGTTTGGTGTTGCGCACCGATGGTGAAATCGTTTCGGAAGTGACGCCGCATATCGGCTATCTGCATCGTTGCGCGGAGAAGATCGGCGAGAACCTCACGCCCCGCCAGTGGATTCCGTATACCGACCGGATGGACTATCTGGCCGGCATGAACATGAATCTCGGCTGGGCGCTGACGGTCGAAAAGCTGCTCAAGCTCGAATTGCCGGAGAAGGCGAAGCACCTGCGCGTCATCATCAGCGAGATGGGGCGCATCGCGAGCCATCTCGTCGGCATGGGGGCATATGGTCTCGATCTCGGCTCTTTCAGCCCGTTTTTGTATGCGTTTCGCGAGCGCGAGAAGATTCTCGATCTGTTCGAGAAAGCCTGCGGCGCGCGGTTGACCTACAGCTACCTCACGGTCGGCGGCGCCACGCACGACCTGCCGCGCGGCTGGCTGCAAGAGTGCGATGCATTTCTCGATCAGCTCTTGCCGATCATCGTCGAATACCACGCTCTGCTCACGACGAACTCGATCTTCGTCAGCCGGACGGCGAACATCGGTATCATGTCGCCCGAGATGGCGATCGCCTACGGCACCAGCGGGCCGGTGCTGCGCGGCAGCGGCGTCGATTGGGATCTGCGTCGCGACGGTGAAGACCGCTACACGGAAATGTACGACGGCTACGCTTTCGAGGTCATCGTCTCGAAGAACGGCAAGTATCCGAACGACCAGAAATATCCCGACGTCCCCGAATCGGCCGTCCTCGGCGATTGTTGGCATCGGTTCTATGTCCGGATGCTCGAAGTCATGCAATCGATCGACCTCGTGCGCCAAGCGATCGCGCGCTACAGCAAGGCGTCGGGCACGCACGGCCTGCCGGTCAAGCTGAACGAGAAGCTTCCTAAGGGGGAAGTTTACTTGGAGACGGAAGCGCCCCGCGGCCAAATGGGCTTCTACCTCGTCAGCGACGGTTCGTCGATTCCGTGGCGAGCTCGGGCTCGCAGCAGTTGCTTTTGCAATCTTTCGGTCACGCATGAACTTTGTCGCGGTTGCTTGATCGCCGACGTGCCGGCGATCGTCGGTTCGCTCGATATCGTGATGGGGGAAATCGATCGATAA
- a CDS encoding NADH-quinone oxidoreductase subunit N gives MNANLYTLLDAFRYDLLKVSLPSFGPELAICATIVLMLLVRMPGFGRKVNSFWIALPGCLIALWLAAPWAHLDAGYMKAHDVAGQAGKQIFDGLLIYDGLTVYFRTILLVFAVLFLVFTKLSGIPDREDSPDFYTLVLGGLLGMCVMASANHLLTVFLGVEMASVPSYALAGILKGRRKSGEAAIKYAVYGAGAAGVMLYGISLLAGALGTVHMPTMAAQLAALSPEAFADRRTVLILGSLMVTVGLAFKLSAVPFHFWAPDVFEGACAEVNAFLSVASKAAALALLIRVAIGLTHVPATHAPPVIAAVEQGHAQLEESLSTTQPFRLVSAADPHLPPAKSLTVQDPIAVNHSANLSAARKFAAGLVALLAAITCTFGNLAAYGQTNIKRLLAYSTIAHAGYMMMPIAAAITMSAKDPSGAEKAIGALAFYVATYVFMNLGAFAIVAFLRNAIRSEEIADYAGLIKRSPGLVICFSAILISLVGLPPLAGFPAKLLAFGALTNAEMYLLLLIGCINSAISLFYYIRVVKTMTIDPEPADRVPASFSMISPEGIYVALVTIPVVLLGVWWESLYGWAQAAAAQLL, from the coding sequence ATGAACGCAAATCTCTACACACTGTTAGACGCCTTTCGCTACGACTTGCTGAAAGTCTCGCTGCCGTCGTTCGGCCCAGAGTTGGCGATCTGCGCAACGATCGTGTTGATGCTGCTCGTTCGGATGCCGGGCTTCGGCCGTAAGGTCAACTCTTTCTGGATCGCGCTGCCGGGCTGCTTGATCGCGTTGTGGCTCGCGGCTCCTTGGGCTCATCTCGATGCCGGGTACATGAAGGCCCACGACGTCGCCGGGCAAGCGGGCAAGCAGATCTTCGACGGCTTGCTGATCTACGACGGTCTCACCGTCTACTTCCGCACGATCTTGCTGGTCTTCGCCGTGTTGTTTCTCGTCTTTACGAAGCTCTCGGGCATTCCCGATCGCGAAGACAGTCCCGACTTTTATACGCTCGTGCTCGGTGGCTTGCTCGGCATGTGCGTGATGGCTTCGGCCAATCATTTGCTCACCGTGTTCCTGGGCGTCGAGATGGCGAGCGTGCCGTCTTATGCGTTGGCGGGCATTCTCAAAGGCCGGCGCAAGTCGGGCGAAGCGGCGATCAAATACGCGGTGTATGGTGCCGGAGCCGCCGGCGTGATGCTCTACGGAATCAGCCTGTTGGCCGGTGCGCTCGGCACCGTCCACATGCCGACGATGGCCGCGCAACTTGCGGCGTTGTCGCCCGAGGCTTTCGCCGATCGTCGCACGGTCTTGATTCTCGGCTCGCTGATGGTCACGGTCGGACTGGCGTTCAAGCTGTCGGCTGTGCCGTTCCACTTTTGGGCTCCCGACGTTTTCGAAGGGGCTTGTGCCGAGGTCAACGCATTTCTCTCCGTCGCCTCGAAGGCCGCCGCCTTGGCATTGTTGATTCGCGTGGCGATCGGACTTACGCACGTACCTGCTACGCATGCCCCGCCTGTCATCGCCGCCGTCGAGCAGGGCCACGCGCAGCTTGAAGAGTCGCTGTCGACTACGCAGCCGTTCCGCCTCGTATCGGCCGCCGATCCGCATCTTCCGCCGGCGAAGAGTTTGACCGTTCAAGATCCAATCGCCGTGAATCATAGTGCCAACCTTTCCGCGGCGCGCAAGTTCGCCGCCGGGCTCGTGGCATTGCTCGCGGCGATTACCTGTACGTTCGGCAACCTCGCGGCTTACGGCCAAACCAATATCAAGCGACTGCTCGCCTACTCCACGATCGCGCATGCCGGCTACATGATGATGCCGATCGCCGCCGCGATCACGATGTCGGCGAAAGACCCCAGCGGTGCCGAGAAGGCGATCGGCGCCCTCGCCTTCTACGTGGCGACTTACGTGTTTATGAATCTCGGGGCGTTCGCGATCGTCGCCTTCTTGCGCAACGCGATCCGCAGCGAAGAAATCGCCGACTACGCCGGGCTCATCAAGCGTTCGCCGGGGCTCGTGATCTGCTTCTCGGCGATCCTGATCAGCCTCGTCGGGCTGCCGCCGCTGGCGGGCTTTCCGGCTAAGCTGCTGGCCTTCGGAGCGCTCACGAACGCCGAAATGTACCTTCTGCTCTTGATCGGCTGCATCAACTCCGCGATCAGCTTGTTCTATTACATCCGCGTCGTGAAGACGATGACGATCGATCCCGAACCGGCCGATCGGGTGCCGGCGAGCTTCTCGATGATTTCTCCCGAAGGTATTTACGTCGCACTTGTGACGATTCCGGTCGTCTTGCTCGGCGTGTGGTGGGAGTCGCTCTACGGTTGGGCTCAAGCTGCGGCAGCGCAACTGCTCTAA